The following proteins are co-located in the Primulina tabacum isolate GXHZ01 chromosome 11, ASM2559414v2, whole genome shotgun sequence genome:
- the LOC142518657 gene encoding transcription factor GTE1-like, producing MDAEHGLVHDTLAVGSQVNIEVESLNRRVDEICVEVDELEQKLNDIERFYSSTNSKQSNTPRDNSIVKEKDREKSLVNFKKRQQDVANREAAAAKRMQDLMRQLGTIIRQITQHKWAGPFMQPVDVVGLGLHDYYQVIEKPMDFSTIKSKMEAKDGTGYKNVRELCADVRLIFKNAIKYNEERDDVHVMAKTLLDKFETKWLQLLPKVDEEENRLKDEEADMQLDIQLAQEAAHAKMARDLSFELDEVDMHLEELRDTVIQKCRKMSTEEKKRLGTAIARLSPEDINKALEIVAQNDPNFQAIGETVEVDINAQSELTLWKLKLFVKDRLQTQPKSSPSTGVKNEIKNENNQNSNKRKGEICCALARSSSSQKRSKKLPS from the exons ATGGACGCAGAGCATGGGCTGGTTCATGACACACTCGCTGTTGGTTCACAAGTAAATATCGAAGTTGAGAGCTTAAATCGACGTGTGGATGAAATTTGTGTGGAAGTCGATGAG CTAGAGCAAAAACTGAATGATATCGAACGATTTTACTCTAGTACAAATTCCAAGCAGTCGAACACGCCAAGAGATAACTCCATCGTGAAAGAAAAAGATAGAGAGAAGTCGTTAGTGAATTTCAAGAAGAGGCAACAAGATGTAGCTAATAGGGAAGCAGCTGCCGCAAAGAGAATGCAAGATCTTATGCGCCAGTTAGGAACTATAATCCGCCAG ATAACTCAGCATAAATGGGCAGGACCGTTTATGCAGCCTGTGGATGTTGTAGGTCTTGGTCTACACGACTACTATCAG GTCATTGAGAAGCCGATGGATTTTAGTACTATCAAAAGCAAAATGGAGGCCAAGGATGGAACTGGATATAAAAATGTTCGAGAGCTGTGTGCAGATGTAAGGTTGATATTTAAGAATGCAATTAAGTATAACGAGGAAAGGGACGATGTCCATGTCATGGCAAAAACTTTGTTGGACAAGTTTGAGACCAAATGGCTGCAACTTTTGCCAAAGGTTGATGAAGAG GAAAATAGACTAAAAGATGAAGAAGCGGATATGCAACTGGATATCCAGCTTGCCCAAGAGGCTGCACATGCCAAAATGGCAAGAGATTTAAGTTTCGAG CTGGATGAGGTTGACATGCATCTGGAAGAACTCAGAGACACGGTTATACAGAAGTGCAG AAAGATGTCAACAGAAGAGAAGAAAAGATTAGGGACTGCTATTGCCCGATTATCTCCTGAGGACATCAACAAGGCTCTCGAAATTGTTGCCCAGAACGATCCCAACTTCCAAGCGATTGGGGAAACTGTGGAAGTTGACATTAACGCTCAG AGTGAATTGACGTTGTGGAAGTTAAAGTTGTTTGTGAAAGATAGGCTACAAACGCAACCGAAGAGTTCGCCAAGCACTGGAGTGAAAAACGAGATAAAAAATGAGAACAATCAGAACAGCAACAAGAGAAAAGGCGAAATTTGTTGTGCACTTGCCAGGAGTAGTAGTTCACAGAAAAGGAGCAAAAAACTCCCCAGCTGA